One genomic region from Paramicrobacterium agarici encodes:
- a CDS encoding rhamnulokinase: MSTTTVAAVDIGASSGRVMLGHVGPGELRLEHVARFPTGSVVLPDGLHVNVVELYRAVVDGLREARRRATASGGPDIASIGIDAWAVDYGLLRDGRLLGVPYHYRDSRTDAAVRSVHQAVPFTELYAENGLQFLPFNTLYQLTADNTAGMLHLADQALLIPDLLAYWLTGERVAEATNASTTGLLRVDGSAWNTSLIERLGLPDSILPPLVRPGETIGRITEQSPTGLDGATVTAVGSHDTASAVVAVPMTEPDAAYISCGTWGLVGVELEHPVLSDAAREANFTNEGGVDGRVRFLHNVMGLWLLSESVRAWEAESGETIELNGLLDAAGAVTDLQPVFDANDPRFMPPGDMPTRIAAWLREHDLPVPESRAAMVRCIVESLADAFADAVLTASELSGKPVSVIHVVGGGSQNELLCRLTAQRAGLPVLAGPVEATALGNVLVQARALGVLPGSLEALRDLVARTTRPRRDDP, translated from the coding sequence ATGAGCACGACGACCGTCGCCGCTGTCGACATCGGAGCGTCGAGCGGACGCGTCATGCTCGGGCATGTCGGCCCGGGCGAACTGCGGCTCGAGCACGTTGCGCGGTTCCCGACAGGATCGGTTGTACTGCCCGACGGTCTGCACGTGAACGTCGTCGAGCTCTACCGCGCGGTGGTCGACGGGTTGAGAGAGGCGCGGCGGCGAGCGACAGCATCCGGTGGCCCTGACATCGCCTCGATCGGCATCGATGCGTGGGCGGTCGACTACGGTCTGCTGCGCGATGGCCGCCTGCTCGGGGTGCCGTACCACTACCGGGACAGCAGAACGGATGCTGCCGTGCGCAGCGTGCACCAGGCGGTGCCGTTCACCGAGCTCTATGCCGAGAACGGTCTGCAGTTTCTGCCGTTCAACACGCTCTACCAGCTCACCGCCGACAACACCGCCGGAATGCTCCACCTCGCCGATCAGGCGCTGCTCATTCCCGATCTGCTCGCGTACTGGCTGACGGGAGAGCGCGTCGCCGAGGCGACGAACGCGTCGACAACGGGGCTGCTGCGCGTCGACGGCAGCGCGTGGAACACGTCATTGATCGAGCGGCTCGGCCTGCCGGACAGCATCCTCCCGCCCCTCGTGCGGCCGGGCGAGACGATCGGTCGCATCACCGAGCAGAGCCCGACGGGTCTCGACGGCGCCACGGTCACAGCTGTCGGGTCGCACGACACTGCCTCCGCCGTGGTGGCTGTTCCCATGACCGAGCCCGATGCCGCATACATCAGCTGCGGCACGTGGGGCCTTGTCGGCGTCGAACTTGAGCATCCGGTGCTCTCCGACGCCGCACGCGAGGCGAACTTCACGAACGAGGGCGGGGTCGACGGCCGCGTGCGCTTCTTGCACAACGTCATGGGGCTGTGGCTGCTGTCGGAGTCCGTGCGCGCGTGGGAGGCCGAATCTGGTGAGACGATCGAGCTGAATGGGCTGCTGGATGCCGCGGGAGCGGTCACCGACCTTCAGCCGGTTTTCGACGCGAACGATCCGCGTTTCATGCCGCCGGGCGACATGCCGACACGCATTGCCGCGTGGCTGCGAGAGCACGATCTGCCGGTGCCGGAATCGCGAGCGGCCATGGTGCGGTGCATTGTTGAGAGTCTCGCTGATGCTTTCGCCGACGCCGTGCTGACCGCATCCGAACTGTCGGGCAAACCGGTCTCGGTCATTCACGTGGTCGGCGGCGGGTCGCAGAACGAGCTGCTCTGCCGGCTGACGGCACAGCGCGCTGGTCTTCCGGTGCTCGCGGGTCCTGTCGAGGCGACGGCCCTCGGCAATGTGCTCGTGCAGGCCCGCGCTCTCGGGGTGCTGCCCGGCAGCCTTGAGGCGCTGCGCGACCTCGTCGCCCGCACGACGAGACCGCGCCGCGACGACCCGTGA
- a CDS encoding PepSY domain-containing protein: MRAQRTPITAAAAVAVALGLTLAGCTASDDPHPNDDGPPAPTASQSSGESTTGSGTERGAALATTAFALAWRDAVDTAKDGFEGELTEIELGWETDRYAYTVELLSGDHEHTAVVDAETGEIVTNSGEPVENDDVAEKKAEVIDYEGLVPLEEAMSTALDAQSGTVSELKLEGTQNGAQWQFDIDAGSGEDYEVTVDAYSGDVITTDD; the protein is encoded by the coding sequence ATGAGAGCACAACGAACACCGATCACGGCGGCAGCGGCCGTTGCGGTGGCGCTGGGCCTGACACTTGCCGGGTGCACGGCGTCGGACGACCCCCATCCCAACGACGACGGGCCGCCCGCACCGACCGCATCGCAGAGCTCCGGCGAGTCCACGACCGGCAGCGGCACTGAGCGGGGCGCTGCCCTCGCGACGACCGCGTTCGCTCTAGCATGGCGCGACGCCGTCGACACCGCCAAAGACGGATTCGAGGGCGAGCTCACCGAGATCGAGCTGGGCTGGGAAACGGATCGCTACGCCTACACCGTTGAACTCCTGTCTGGCGATCACGAGCACACAGCTGTCGTCGACGCCGAGACCGGCGAGATCGTGACGAACAGCGGCGAGCCCGTCGAGAACGACGACGTGGCCGAGAAGAAGGCCGAGGTGATCGACTACGAGGGCCTCGTCCCGTTGGAAGAGGCGATGTCCACGGCACTCGATGCGCAGTCGGGCACCGTCAGCGAGTTGAAGCTCGAGGGAACCCAGAACGGCGCGCAGTGGCAGTTCGACATCGACGCCGGCTCGGGCGAAGACTATGAAGTAACCGTGGATGCCTACAGCGGCGACGTGATCACCACCGACGACTGA
- a CDS encoding 2-hydroxyacid dehydrogenase — MSQRLVVSTPGNALRTMVGEVPEGVEMIRWDMDGPAPVDHIDIAVGPYMGGPEPLAHLETVTTQLVQSQSIGYDGVTGYLPSGRVFANAASVHEASTAELAMALILAVQRGIPDFVRASSQGTWAPARYASLADRRVLIVGYGGIGVALEERLDGFEASVTRVARTARDSSAGRIHGFDELPALLPDAEIVVLAVPLNDETTYMVDAAFLAALPDDALVVNVARGAVIDTDAMLAEARTGRLRFGLDVTDPEPLPEGHELFTLDNVLISPHVGGASTAMLPRMAKLLRRQIDHALAGESFENVVIRP; from the coding sequence ATGTCTCAGCGCCTCGTCGTCAGCACCCCCGGTAACGCTCTTCGCACCATGGTCGGGGAGGTGCCCGAGGGCGTCGAGATGATTCGCTGGGACATGGACGGGCCCGCACCTGTGGACCACATAGACATTGCGGTGGGACCGTACATGGGCGGACCCGAGCCCCTTGCGCACCTTGAGACCGTGACGACGCAGCTCGTGCAGAGCCAGTCGATCGGGTACGACGGCGTCACGGGGTACCTTCCCTCGGGCCGGGTCTTCGCCAATGCAGCATCCGTACACGAGGCCTCGACGGCCGAGCTGGCCATGGCGCTCATTCTCGCAGTCCAGCGCGGAATCCCCGACTTCGTACGCGCTTCGTCACAGGGCACCTGGGCGCCCGCACGCTACGCGAGCCTCGCCGACCGCCGCGTGCTCATCGTCGGATACGGCGGCATCGGCGTCGCCCTCGAAGAACGTCTTGACGGTTTCGAAGCATCGGTGACGCGTGTGGCTCGCACGGCGCGCGACTCATCGGCTGGGCGCATTCACGGATTCGACGAGCTTCCGGCCCTGCTGCCCGACGCCGAGATCGTCGTTCTCGCGGTTCCGCTTAATGACGAGACGACATACATGGTGGATGCTGCGTTCCTCGCAGCCCTGCCCGATGACGCACTCGTGGTCAACGTCGCCCGAGGCGCCGTGATCGACACCGATGCGATGCTCGCCGAGGCCCGAACCGGGCGCCTCCGCTTCGGCCTCGACGTGACCGACCCCGAGCCGCTCCCCGAGGGCCACGAGCTGTTCACGCTCGACAACGTTCTGATCTCGCCGCACGTGGGCGGCGCCTCCACTGCCATGCTGCCCCGCATGGCGAAGCTTCTGCGCCGGCAGATCGACCACGCACTCGCGGGAGAGAGCTTCGAGAACGTGGTCATTCGGCCCTAG
- a CDS encoding zinc-dependent alcohol dehydrogenase yields MSAVMKTAPGEAGVGLGETDVPEPQAGFARIRVIATGVCGTDLHIARDEYGYEAPVVMGHEILGEVDAIGDAADEHWVSQRVATETYFSTCGRCAPCRDGRINLCPNRRSIGSFENGGFAPYVCVPVANLHAVPSADKGQDAGIGAVLAEPLACVAHCLCDPSVISPGDDVLVVGPGAMGQLSAQVARAQGGVVTLAGLPKDAERLRVARELGFSTTTEAPDAESFDVVLEASGSAPGAALAFSAVRRAGRYVQVGIFGRDVPLPFDAVLYKEITVTSGFASTPASWRRAMTLIEGGLVALDPLVTERVRIAEWQRAFENIREGRGIKTVIVPD; encoded by the coding sequence ATGAGCGCCGTGATGAAGACGGCGCCGGGCGAGGCCGGCGTCGGTCTCGGCGAGACAGATGTTCCCGAGCCGCAGGCCGGGTTCGCGCGCATCCGCGTGATCGCGACGGGAGTGTGCGGTACCGATCTGCACATCGCCCGCGACGAGTACGGCTACGAGGCGCCCGTCGTCATGGGGCACGAGATTCTCGGCGAGGTCGATGCCATCGGCGACGCTGCAGACGAGCATTGGGTGTCGCAGCGTGTCGCAACCGAGACGTACTTCAGCACGTGCGGACGCTGTGCCCCGTGCCGCGATGGTCGCATCAACCTGTGCCCGAATCGCCGTTCGATCGGCTCGTTCGAAAATGGCGGCTTTGCGCCGTATGTCTGCGTGCCCGTGGCAAATCTGCACGCGGTGCCCTCTGCAGACAAGGGGCAGGATGCCGGAATCGGCGCCGTACTCGCTGAGCCGCTCGCGTGTGTGGCGCACTGCCTGTGCGACCCGTCTGTCATCTCCCCAGGTGACGACGTGCTCGTCGTCGGTCCCGGCGCCATGGGGCAGCTCAGTGCGCAGGTGGCCCGCGCTCAGGGTGGTGTCGTGACGCTTGCCGGTTTACCGAAAGACGCCGAGCGGCTGCGCGTCGCGCGCGAGCTCGGCTTCAGCACGACGACGGAGGCTCCGGATGCTGAGAGCTTCGACGTCGTGCTCGAGGCGTCCGGGAGTGCTCCAGGAGCTGCGCTCGCGTTCTCGGCGGTTCGTCGCGCCGGCCGCTATGTTCAGGTCGGCATCTTCGGTCGCGACGTGCCGCTGCCGTTTGATGCCGTGCTCTACAAAGAGATCACGGTGACGAGCGGCTTCGCGTCGACACCGGCATCGTGGCGCCGTGCCATGACGCTCATCGAGGGAGGGCTTGTCGCGCTCGACCCGCTTGTCACGGAACGTGTTCGGATCGCCGAGTGGCAGCGCGCCTTCGAGAACATTCGCGAGGGACGCGGCATCAAGACGGTGATCGTCCCGGATTGA
- a CDS encoding carbohydrate ABC transporter permease, with protein sequence MSAQTMTRSADEVAKRRRPGRLKAYNSFRGVMIVAVVLIFLLPLVWMVMASFKTNVDIHDTTKSFIFTPILDNYSHVLGNDSYLNFVWNSFWVAFCATGISLLIGVPAAYSMSRFNMQKSALLVLLARIIPGVSLLVPWYYVFANLGWVGGYGVLIISHMFILIPISVYIMMSFFDSMPLELEEASLVDGLTPIGAFLRILLPLSVPGIATAGILSFIFSWNNFMFALVLSGSNTKTLPVAVFDFVSYASIDWGAIMAAACIMTLPIIVVALFAQKYIVSGLTAGATKG encoded by the coding sequence GTGAGTGCGCAGACGATGACCCGCAGCGCTGACGAGGTGGCTAAGCGGCGCAGGCCCGGCCGGCTCAAGGCGTACAACTCATTCCGCGGCGTGATGATCGTCGCCGTCGTGCTGATCTTCTTGCTTCCTCTGGTGTGGATGGTGATGGCGTCGTTCAAGACGAACGTCGACATTCACGACACCACGAAGTCGTTCATCTTCACGCCGATTCTCGACAACTACTCGCACGTACTCGGCAACGACAGCTACCTGAACTTCGTGTGGAACAGCTTCTGGGTGGCATTCTGCGCGACTGGCATCTCGCTGCTCATCGGTGTGCCGGCCGCCTACTCGATGAGCCGCTTCAACATGCAGAAGTCGGCGCTGCTCGTGCTTCTCGCCCGCATCATCCCGGGCGTCAGCCTGCTGGTGCCGTGGTACTACGTCTTCGCGAACCTCGGCTGGGTCGGCGGTTACGGTGTGCTGATCATCTCGCACATGTTCATTCTGATCCCGATCAGCGTGTACATCATGATGTCGTTCTTCGACTCCATGCCGCTCGAACTCGAAGAGGCATCGCTTGTCGACGGGCTGACGCCGATCGGTGCGTTCCTGCGCATTCTGCTGCCGTTGTCTGTTCCGGGCATCGCGACCGCCGGCATCCTGTCGTTCATCTTCTCGTGGAACAACTTCATGTTCGCCCTCGTGCTCTCGGGGTCGAACACGAAGACGCTGCCGGTGGCCGTGTTTGACTTCGTGTCGTACGCGAGCATCGACTGGGGTGCGATCATGGCCGCGGCGTGCATCATGACGCTGCCGATCATCGTTGTCGCGCTGTTCGCGCAGAAGTACATCGTGTCGGGCCTGACGGCCGGCGCCACCAAGGGCTGA